TATCGCCGCGGCTGCCGGCATCAACGCTGACGCCCTGGAGCAGTACGGGCGCTACAAGGCGAAGATCGACCCCGCGCGGCTGCAGGCTCCGGCCCCTGCCGGGAAGGTGGTGCTGGTCTCCGCGATGTCACCCACCCCCGCCGGGGAGGGGAAGTCCACCACCACGGTGGGGCTCGCGGATTCCCTGGCCCGGGCGGGGCACAAGGTGATGATTGCGCTCCGTGAGCCGTCGCTGGGACCCGTCCTGGGCATGAAGGGCGGCGCCACCGGCGGCGGTTACTCCCAGGTGCTGCCGATGGACGAAATCAACCTCCACTTCACCGGCGATTTCCATGCAGTGACAGCTGCCAACAATGCCCTGATGGCGCTGGTGGACAACCACATCTACCAGGGCAACGAGCTCAACATCGACCCCCGGCGCATGACATTCAAACGGGTCCTGGACATGAATGACCGCGCCCTGCGGGAAGTTGTCATCGGGCTGGGCGGGCCCACCCAGGGGATTCCGCGCCAGGACGGGTTCGATATCACTGTTGCATCCGAAATCATGGCGGTGTTCTGCCTGGCCACGGACCTGGCAGACCTCCGGTCCCGGCTGGGCCGGATCACGTTCGGCTACACCTTTGACCGCTCCCCCGTCACGGTTGCGGACCTGGGCGTGCAGGGCGCGCTGACGCTGCTGCTGAAGGAAGCCATCAAGCCCAACCTGGTGCAGACCATCGCCGGCACCCCCGCCCTGGTCCACGGCGGTCCGTTCGCCAACATCGCCCACGGCTGCAACTCGCTGATTGCCACCCAGACGGCCCGGCGCCTGGCGGACATCGTGGTCACCGAGGCAGGTTTCGGCGCCGACCTTGGTGCCGAGAAATTCATGGACATCAAGGCACGGACCGGTGGCCTGGCGCCCTCGGCAGTTGTGGTGGTGGCAACCGTGCGGGCTTTGAAGATGCAGGGCGGTGTTGCCAAGGACAAGCTCACGGAACCGGACATCGCCGCCCTTGAGGCGGGCGTGGCCAACCTGCGCAGGCACGTCCGGAACGTGGAGAAGTTCGGGGTTCCACCCGTGGTGGCCATCAACAGGTTTGCGTCCGATTCGGCCGGGGAACTTGACTGGCTGCTGGCGTGGTGCGCTGCGGAGGGCGTACCGGCCGCCGTAGCCGACGTGTGGGGGCACGGCGGCGGCGGCGACGGCGGTGACGAACTTGCCGCCCTCGTGGCCCGGGTGGCTGCCCGGCCCAACAGCTTCCGGCACCTGTACCCCCTGGAACTGCCGGTGGAGGACAAAATACGGACCATCGCCCAGGAGATCTACGGGGCTGACGGCGTGGATTTCTCCGTTCCTGCCCTGAAGCGGCTGGCGGACATCGAGCGGAACGGATGGGGCGGGCTGCCGGTGTGCATGGCCAAGACCCAGTACTCCTTTACGGACGACGCCTCCCGCCTCGGAGCGCCCAAGGGCTTCACCATCCACGTGCGGGACCTCCTGCCCAAGACCGGTGCGGGGTTCATCGTCGCGCTGACCGGAGCGGTGATGACAATGCCCGGCCTGCCTGCCGCGCCGGCTGCCATGAGGATGGACGTGGACGCCGACGGCAACCCCGTGGGCCTCGCCTAGCGCACCCTCTCTCACTTAATGTGCGCTTTCCTGCGATCCTCTCTCACTTAATGTTGGCTTTTTACAGACGCTCTCTCACTTAACGTGGGTTTTCCGGCGATCCCCTCGCACTTCTGCTGAGCCGGGGACTCTTGAGGCCGCCGCTTGGCGGTAAGAACGGTACGCGCAGCTGGCCTGTCCGGCGTCCCGCTTCAGCGAAACGAAGATCACTGCCGTGCTCGCCGGACCCGACATTGCCGCGACGACCGCGCCGGAGAGCACCGACAGGCTCATACTCACTGCCGCCGTCGGCATGCATATGCAAAGCCAGCTTCTGCTCAATCTACTGGCACTCGCAGGCCAGCCACGCCATCCGCCAATACCAGGGTTAAAGCGCGGCGCTCCCGCACCGAAGTGAGAGAGCGCCGCGTGGAAGCCCACATTAAGTGAGAGAGGATCGGCCAGAAACCGACATTAAGTGAGAGAGGATCCCAGGGGTGGGCAGCCAGACTTAAGGATTAGCGCTCAAGGTCTCCGCGTATGAAGGCCTCGACCTTTTCGCGGGCGAGGTCGTCGTTGAACTGCTCCGGCGGCGACTTCATGAAGTAGCTCGAAGCCGACAGCAGTGGGCCGCCGATGCCGCGGTCCAGGCCGATCTTGGCGGCCCGGATGGCGTCGATGATCACGCCCGCGGAGTTGGGTGAGTCCCAGACCTCCAGCTTGTACTCGAGCGACACAGGCGCGTCGCCGAAGTTACGGCCCTCAAGGCGGACAAACGCCCACTTGCGGTCGTCGAGCCACTGCACGTAGTCCGACGGGCCGATGTGCACGTCCTTCGCAGCCAGTTCGGCCTCGACGTTGGACGTCACGGCCTGGGTCTTGGAGATCTTCTTGGATTCCAGGCGGTCGCGCTCGAGCATGTTCTTGAAGTCCATGTTGCCGCCGACGTTCAGCTGGTAGGTGCGGTCCAGGGTGACACCGCGGTCTTCGAAGAGCTTGGCCATCACGCGGTGCGTGATGGTGGCACCGATCTGGCTCTTGATGTCGTCGCCCACGATCGGAACGCCGGCGGCGGTGAACTTGTCCGCCCACTCCTTCGTCCCGGCGATGAAGACGGGCAGGGCGTTGACGAAGCCGACGCCGGCGTCGATGGCGCACTGGGCGTAGAACTCGGCTGCCTCCTGCGAGCCAACGGGCAGGTAGCAGACCATGACGTCAACCTTGGCGTCCTTGAGCACCTGCACGACATCCACGGGCTCTTCAGTGGACTGCTCGATGGTCTCGAGGTAGTACTTGCCGAGGCCGTCCAGGGTGTGGCCGCGCTGGACGGTGACGCCGGTGGGCGGCACGTCCGCGATCTTGATGGTGTTGTTTTCGCTGGCCAGGATCGCGTCGGCAAGGTCAACGCCGACCTTCTTGCCGTCGACGTCGAACGCGGCGGCGAACTCAACGTCACCCACGTGGTACTTGCCGAACTCAACATGCATCAGGCCCGGGATCGTGGCCTTGGGGTCTGCGTCCTTGTAGTAGTGGACGCCCTGGACCAGCGAAGCGGCACAGTTTCCTACGCCAACGATTGCAACACGAATCGGATGTGAAGACACGGAACTCCTTTGAGGACAAACGTCAGCCCGCCGGGTTCGCGTCGAACAAAGGTCGACGGCGGCGCGGCAGGCCCTGCGCCAAGCGGCGCGTTTTCATAGTAACCAACAGAGTGGGACAAGGGCCTCTTCCCGTGTCCCACTCTGTGGATATGACGGCCGGCGGGTCAGACGGGTTGCTTCCAGAGGTTGATGTCGGACTCAACCGCGAACTCGTCGATGGCGTTGATCTCGTCCGCGGTAAATTCGAGGTTGTTGATGGCGGACAATGTGTCCTCCAGCTGGCGGACGCTTGAGGCGCCGATGAGGGCGGACGTGACTGGCGAGCCCTTCGGCTGGTCCCGCAGGATCCATGCGACGGCCATCTGGGCCAGGGATTGCCCGCGGCCCTCGGCGATCCGGTTGAGTCCGCGCACGCGGTCCAGGTTTTCGTCGTTGATCATGCTTTCCCGCAGGGATTTGCGCTGAGCAGCCCGGGAATCTGCGGGGACGCCCTTGAGATAGCGGTCGGTAAGCATCCCTTGTGCCAGCGGCGAGAAGGCGATGGAGCCTGCACCCACCTGGTCCAGCGCCTCATAGAGATTGGGCGAACCGTTCTCTGTCCAGCGGTTCAACATGGAGTAGCTGGGCTGGTGGATCAACAGCGGGGTGCCCAGCTCCTTCAGGATACGGGCAGCCTCGATGGTCTGCTCGGGGGTGTAGGAGGAGATGCCTGCGTAGAGCGCCCTGCCCGAACGGACGGCGTAGTCCAACGCAGCCATGGTCTCTTCCATGGGCGTTTCCGGGTCCGGCCGGTGGCTGTAGAAGATGTCCACGTAATCCAGGCCCATGCGCTGCAGCGACTGGTCAAGGCTGGAAATGAGGTACTTGCGGGATCCCCATTCCCCGTAGGGGCCGGGCCACATATAGTAGCCCGCCTTGGTGGAGATGACGAGTTCGTCCCGGTAGGGCTTGAAGTCATCCGCGAGGTGCCGGCCGAAGTTCGTCTCCGCGGATCCGGCCGGCGGTCCGTAGTTGTTGGCGAGGTCGAAGTGGTTCACGCCGAGGTCGAAGGCGCGGCGGAGGATGGCCCGCTGTTCGTCAAAGCGCTTGTCGTCCCCGAAGTTGTGCCAGAGGCCAAGCGAAATGGCCGGGAGCTTCAGGCCGCTGCGGCCGACGCGGCGGTAGGGCATGGATTCATAGCGGTTTTCCGCGGCTGAATAAGTCATGCGTTCCATCCTGCCAGTTGTGACGGACGCTACAGCGCAGGGAGCAAAAGTTACGCCGCGGGCTGACATCAGCCCGCGGCGCAATCGTTGCCTGACCAGGGATCAGGATTTCACAATGGCCGCACTCCAAGGCGCCAGGGCCAATGACTCTCCCTCAAGGGCGATAGCCTCATCCGTTGCCAGCAGGAGCGCACCGGGAACGTCCTCCAGCCGGACCTTGGCGTCCGACAGATTCAGCAGCACCTCAACGCTCCCCCGCCGGAAGCGCAGCCAGCCCGCGTCGTCGTCGAACGTCACATCGGTCCCGCCAAAGCCAAGCCCGGCAAGTTCCGCGTGCTCCCGGCGCAATGCCGTGAGGGAGCGGTAAAGCTCCAGGAGCCGCGCGTGGTCACCCCGGGCGGCCTCGTCCCAGTTCAGCTTGGACCGGCGGAAGGTTTCCGGGCCCTGCGGATCAGGAACGACGGCGGGATCCCACCCCATGCGCTCGAACTCCTTGATCCGGCCTTCCGCAGTGGCCTTGCCGAGGTCAGGCTCAGGGTGGGAGGTGAAGAACTGCCAGGGGGTGCTCGCCGCGAACTCCTCGCCCATGAACAGCATGGGAGTGAACGGCGAGGTCAGCGTGAGGACCGCGGCCACGGCCAGCTGCCCGTGGGACAGCGACTGGGACAACCGGTCCCCTGTGGCGCGGTTGCCGATCTGGTCATGGTTCTGGCTACAGACAACCAGCGCTGCAGGGTGCACCAGGCTGGCATCGATGGGCCGGCCATGGTGCCGCCCGCGGAAGCTGGAGTAGCTGCCGTCGTGCAGGAAGCCGTCCTTGAGGACCTTCGCCAGCACCCCCAGCGACTGGAAGTCTGAGTAGTACCCGGTGGTTTCGCCGCTGACGCTCACGTGCACCGCGTGGTGGAAGTCGTCGCTCCACTGCCCGGCCAGCCCGTAGCCGTTGGCGTCCCGGGGATACAGAAGGCGTGGGTTGTTCAGGTCCGATTCCGCAATCAGGGTTTTCGGCAGCCCCGTTTCGGCCGAGAGGGCATCGCCCAGCGCACCGAACTCCTCCAGGATGTGCACGGCCCGCTCATCGCGCAGCGCGTGCACCGCATCCAGCCGGAGCCCGTCCACGTGGTAGTCGCGGAGCCACAGCGCCAGGTTGTCCAGGATGTACTCGCGCACCACGTCCGAGCCTGGGCCGTCCAGGTTCACCGAGTCGCCCCACGTGTTGGCGTCGCCCTGTTTCAGGTACGGGCCGAACCTGGACAGATAGTTCCCGCTGGGACCGAGGTGGTTGTACACCACGTCCTGGATGACCCCAATGCCGGCAGCATGGGCCGCGTCCACGAACCGCTGGTAGGCCGCCGGCCCGCCGTATCCTTCGTGGACCGCGTACCACTGCACGCCGTCGTACCCCCAGTTGTGGGTTCCGTTGAAGCCGTTGACGGGCAGAAGCTCAACGAAGTCGACGCCGAGGTCCGCCAGATAGCCCAGCTTTGCGGCGGCGGCTTCCAGGGTTCCCTCAGGCGTGAAGGTTCCCACGTGGAGTTCGTAGATGACCGAGCCCTGCAGTTCCTTGCCCTTCCAGCCGCCGTCCTGCCAGGCATGGGCGGCGGGGTTGAAGGTCCTGGAGAGCTCATGCACTCCGGCAGGCAGCCGCCGCGACCGGGGATCCGGCAGCGGGTGGCCGTCCCCGTCCAGCAGGTACCCGTAGTCCACGTCGCCCTCGCCCGGTGCCTCGGGAGCGGTCCACCAGCCCTCCGAGCCGGGCGCCGCCTCCTTTTTCACCATGGGGTACTGGCGGCCGTCCGCGAGCAGGGTTACCGACGTGGCCTCCGGGGCCCAGACATCGAAACGCTCCGGTCCAACATTCTTGAGGGTCATCCCTGTTCTCCATCCACCGGTACCAGCAAAGCCACGGGGTAGGTACCCAGGACATCCGCCACCGAAACGGCGCCCGGCCCGTAACCGGCGCCGGTCAGGGCATCCCGCATGGCTACGGGAAGCTCGACGGCGGTGTCCCGCCAGCCGCCGTTGGCCGCCAGCCCGGCGGGCAGCCGAGTGGCCAGTGTCAGGGCGCCCAGGGCGCCGCCGCTCCCGCGCTGGAAGGCGAGCAGGTGCGCTGCCGCGGAACCTGTGGCGGTCACGGGGCTGTAGCCCTGGAACAGTTCGGGCCGGTCGCGGCGGAGGCGGAGTGCCCGGGAGGTGGCCAGGAGCTTGCTGGTTTCCGTGCCCGCCTCAGGCAAGGAGCCGGCGTCGAGCTTTGCCAGCTCCTCCTGCCGGCGCGCGAAGTCCACGGGCCGCCGGTTGTCGGGGTCGGTCAGGGACCGTTCCCAGAATTCGCTGCCCTGGTACACGTCCGGGACGCCCGGCATGGTCAGTTGGACCAGCTTGGCGGACACGGAGTTGGAGGCGGCGCAGGAGTCGATCCGTGCCACGAAGTCCTCCACCACCTTGGTGACGCGGGCGTCGTCGAAGGCTGCGTCCACGGCTGCCTTGACGGAGGACTCGAAGTCCCCGTCCGGATCCGTCCAGGTGGTGGAGTTGCCGGCTTCGCGGGCGGCCTTTTCGGCATAACCCTGGAGCCGTTCCCGGCTGGCGGGCCACGCTCCGACGACCGCCTGCCAGAGCAGGTTCTCGTACGGGCCGTCCGGGATCGGGGCAAGTTCACGCAGCGCGTCCAGGGTGTCCGCCCACTCCCGGGGAAGTTCAGCGATGACCGAGATCCGTGCCCGGGCGTCCTCGCTGCGCTTGGTGTCATGCGTGGACAGCGTGGTCATCGACAGTGGCAGTTCCTGCTGGCGGCGAAGCATCCTGTGGTGGAACTCCTCAACCGACACCGAGAACTCAGTCGGTTCGGCCCCCACCTCCGTCAGCGTGCCCAGTCGGGTGTAGCGGTAGAACGCAGTGTCCTCCACGCCCTTGGCCATCACCATGCCGGAGGTCTGCTGGAACCGGACGGCGATGGGATTCGCGGGATCCAGCAGCAGCGGCAGCAGCGTTCCCACGGCGACCTCGAGCTCGGGCCGGGAGGCAGCGGCGGACTCGCACGCCTCCTTGAGGATCTCCGCGCCGGTGGGCAGGTAGGTCCGGTATACCGGGAACGCGGCAATGATCTCGGCGATGGCGTCAGCTGCCTGTTCCACGGTAAGCCCGTGGGACTCGGGAACCAGCCGGGCCAGGCGCAGGACCTCGGACCGCAGGATGCCGTCCGCGATCATGCGCTTGGTGCCCCGGATCATCCCGGCATAGTCCGCCGGGGCAGGAGAGTTCCTGAGGTTCGCGTCCAAGGCGTCCAGCGCCTGCTCTCCGGCCGGGTCCACGAACACCCGGTCCACGTCGGCCAGGGCGTCGTACCCGGTGGTTCCTTCACACGCGAACTCGCTGGGCAGGACCTCGCCCGGTTCGAGGATCTTCTCGACCAGGACGTAAGCGCCGCCCGTGAGGTCCTTCAGCCAGCGCAGGTATCCCACCGGATCTGCCAGCCCGTCAGGGTGGTCCACGCGCAGGCCGTCCACCAGGCCCTCATGGAACCAGCGGCCCACCTCGGCATGGGCTTCCTCGAACACGCGCGGAGTCTCCACCCGGATCCCCGCGAGCGTGGTGACCGCGAAGAAACGCCGGTAGTTGAGCTCCGCGTCCGCGCGGCGCCAGTCCATCAGTTCGTAGTGCTGGCGGCTGTGCACCTCCTGCGGCGAGTCGCCGTCGGAGTACGTGCCCTCGGCGAGCGGGAAGCGGTGGTCGTAGTAGCGGAGTTCGCCGTCCTTGATCTCCAGCTTGTCCAGGTCCCCGTCCGAGCCCAGCATGGGCAGCCGGATTTTACCGCCGGCAAGCTCCCACTCGACGTCGAAGGCTTCGGCATACGGTGATCCCTGCCCCTCTTTCAGCAGCGACCACCACCACGGGTTCCGGGCCGGCGTTGCGACGCCCACATGGTTGGGCACAATGTCCACCAGAACGCCCATGCCATGTTGGCGCGCGGCCTTGGACAGCGCCACCAGCCCCTCGGGGCCACCCCGCGCCGGATCCACGGCGGAGGGATCGGTGACGTCATAGCCGTGGTCCGAGCCCTGCTCCGCCGTCAGGATGGGCGAAAGATACACCCAGTCCACCCCGAGGGATTTCAGGTACGGCACCTTTTCGGCAGCATCAAACAGGGTGAAGCTGCTGCGGATCTGCAGGCGGTACGTGGATGCGGGCACCCTCATTTTTTGGAAGACTTCCGTGAGCCCACCTTGGTGGTCTTCCCGGGCTCGGCCACCATGGGCGTTGTGAGCGATTCGGTTTCGCTGGTGGAGGTCTGGGTCAGCGCCGCCAGGGATGCGGCCACGGAGTGGTCAGGTTCAACTTCCTCGACTTGATGGGCACGCAGGACCACCAGGGACTTTGCTTCCACCGGCAGCGACTCCCCCGCGTTGACCGGCTTGGTGTCCGCGTTCTGCCCGGCGGTATCAATGATGACGTCCCAGGCCGGTGCGTATTCGTCCGCAGGCAGGGTGAATTTGACGGTGTCATCGTGGGCGTTGAAGTACAGCAGGAAGTTCACGTCGGTGATCCTCCGGCCGCGGCTGTCCTTGCCCTGAATGCCGTCCCCGTTCAGGAAGACGCCCACGGACCGGCCGAATCCGCTGTCCCATGCTTCCGGTTTCATAGTCTCGCCGGACGGGTCCAGCCATACGATGTCCGGCAGCCGTTCGCCCTCGCCCCGCAGCACGGGCCGTCCGTCGAAGAACCGGCTGCGGCGGAAGGTGGGGTGCTTGGCCCGCAGCGCGTTGACCGCTGCCGTGAACTCGATCAGTGGCTGGTCGACGGTGTCCCAGTTGATCCAGGTCAGCTCGGAGTCCTGGCAGTAGCCGTTGTTGTTGCCCTTCTGGGTGCGCCCCATTTCGTCACCGTGCAGGAGCATGGGAACACCCTGGGACAGCAGGAGCGAGGCAATGAAGTTCCGCTGCTGGCGGGCGCGCAGGCCAAGGACTTCAGGGTCATCGGTGGGACCTTCGACGCCACAGTTCCAGGACCTGTTGTGGGATTCGCCGTCGTTGTTGCCCTCGCCGTTGGCGTCGTTGTGCTTCTCGTTGTAGGACACCAGGTCCGCCAGCGTGAAGCCGTCATGCGCGGTGACGAAGTTGATGGAGGCCACCGGCCGGCGGCCGGAGTGCTCGTACAGGTCCGCGGAACCGGTGATGCGGGAGGCGAATTCGCCGAGCGTGGCGGGCTCGCCGCGCCAGAAGTCCCGCACGGTGTCGCGGTATTTGCCGTTCCATTCGGTCCACTGCGGCGGGAAGTTGCCCACCTGGTAGCCGCCGGGACCAACGTCCCAGGGCTCGGCGATGAGCTTCACCTGGGAGACTACCGGGTCCTGCTGGATGAGTTCGAAGAAGGTGGACAGCTTGTCAACGTCGTAGAACTCGCGGGCCAGGGTGGAGGCGAGGTCGAAGCGGAAGCCGTCCACGTGCATCTCGGTGACCCAGTAGCGCAGCGAATCCATCAGCAGTTGCAGGGAGTGCGGCTGGCGGACGTTGAGGGAGTTGCCGGTGCCTGTGTAGTCCATGTAGTGCTTCTCGTCGCCCTCCATCAAACGGTAGTAGGCGGCGTTGTCGATGCCCTTGAAGGACAGCGTGGGGCCCAGGTGGTTACCTTCCGCGGTGTGGTTGTACACCACGTCCAGGATGACCTCGATGCCCGCTTTGTGCAGGGAACGGACCATGGCCTTGAAGTCCTGGACCTGCTGGCCGGTATCACCAGTGGAGCTGTAGGTGTTCTGCGGCGCGAAGAAGCCGATGGTGTTGTAGCCCCAGTAGTTGTTCAGGCCCTTGTCCTGGAGCGTGCCGTCATTGACGAACTGGTGTACGGGCATCAGTTCGATGGCGGTGACGCCGAGCTTCTGCAGGTGGGAGATGACGGCGGGATGCGCCACGCCGGCGTAGGTTCCGCGCTGTTCCTCGGGGATTTCCGGGTGGAGCTGGGTGAGGCCCTTGACGTGGGCTTCGTAGATGACGGACTGGTGGTAGGGAATCCGGAGGTTCTGGTCGCCGTCCCAGTCGAAGAAGGGGTTGATGACCACGCCCATCATCATGTGGCTGGCGGAGTCCTCGTTGTTGATGGAGTCCGGCTCGCCCAGGTTGTACGTGAACAGGGACGGGTCCCAGTCCACCTGGCCGTGCACGGCCTTGGCATAGGGGTCCAGCAGGAGCTTGTTGGGGTTGAAACGGTTGCCCGACGCGGGGTCGTACGGGCCGTGGACCCGGTAGCCGTACTTCTGGCCCGGCTGGACCTGCGGGATGTAGCAGTGCCAGACGTACCCGTCCACCTCGTCCAGGGTAATGCGGGTTTCCTTGCCGTCGTCGTCGAAGAGGCAAAGTTCGACTTTTTCTGCTCGTTCGCTGAACAGGGCAAAGTTGGTGCCGGTTCCGTTATAGGTGGCGCCAAGGGGATAAGCCGATCCAGGCCAGACTTCCATAATGCTCCTCTTTGTGATTCGGCAGCAGAGGAGCAGGAGCGCCCCTACTGCCGGATGCGAACTAATGCCTACCGTAACGGCTGGCTGTGACTATTACATTTCCCGGCCCCAGAGTTACTAAGCATGCTGACTTTACCCCACACTTCGGGTAAGGCGTCGGCAATTCCGCCAGCAGCGATCGGACCACCGGAGCGCGCGTCCGACGCCGACGTGCCGGCTTTCCCGTGCAGGGCGGCTCCCAGCGCGGCAATAACGGCCCAACGCGCCTCCCCGTCAACGCCCGCCTTCCGGAAGCGTCCGACGTCGGAACCTTCCTGGGCGAGCAGCGCGCCGATGATGCCAGCGAGGACATCGCCGCTGCCGGCGGTGGCGAGCCAGGGTGTGCCGTCAGCCTGGCTGTACACGCTGCCGGAGGGTGCGGCCACCAGGGTGGTTGCACCCTTGAGCAGCACTGTGGCCCCGGTCAGCCGGGAAGCCTTGCGAACGGCGGCCAGGGTCCCGGCTTCCACGGTTTCCCGGTCCTCCGTCCGGCCAAGGCGCCGCAGGAGCGCGGCAAGCTCGCCGGCATGCGGGGTGAGGACAACCTGCGGGGCCAAGACATCGGGAAGGGCGGGCAGGGCCCCGGCATCTGCCACGACCGGAAGCCCTGAGTCCACGGCGTCGCGGGCGCGCTGGAGCTGGTCGTGGTCCCCGGGACCCATGCCCGAGCCCACCAGCCAGGCCTGGACGCGGTTCTCCGCAACAGTGCCGGTACTGCAGACCACTTCGGGGCAGGACCGGCGCACCAGGTCCGCGACTTCGGGCGGACCGAGGTAACGGACCATCCCCACCCCGGCGGCGAGCGCACCCCGGCATGCCAGGACGGCGGCGCCCGGATAATCTGCGGAGCCGGCCACCACGCCCAGTACCCCGCGCGAGTACTTGTGGGCCCGGCGGGCAGGGCGTGGGAGAAGCCGGGCAATGTCCACGTCCTGGAGCCGGCGCAGCGAAGGTTCCGGCAGGTGTTCCTCGATGCCGATCCGCACTACTTCCACCCTGCCGGCATAGTCGGCGCCGGGGTCGGCCAGCAGGCCGGCCTTGGCACCGCCGAAGGTGACGGTCAGGTCAGCCGGCAGCACAGGCTGGGACACTTCCCCCGTGTCGGCGTCCACGCCGCTGGGAAGGTCGCAGGCCACAACAAAGTTGTGTCCGTCGCGGCTGGCTCCACGCTCGGCGAGGGCGGCTACGAGGCTTGCAGCACTTCCCCGCAACCCGCCTTGCGCACCTGTGCCCAGCACGGCATCGATCACGACGTCGGCGCGGGCCGTTTCTTCCGCGAGTTTCCCGGGTGCCGCTTCCGGGAGGCGGCGGACCAGGCCGCCGGCGCGCTCAAAAGCAGCCAACGCCAGTGCGTGGGCGGAATCGCCGGTGAGGACCGCCGTCGTGCGCATGCCCCGGGCGGCAAGGAAAGAGGCCGCGTACAGTCCGTCCCCGCCGTTGTTGCCCTTGCCGGCAAGCACCGCGACGCTGGCGCCGTAGGCGCGGCGGCCGCGGGCCTTCAGCTCCGCGATGACCGCGTTGGCCAGGCCGTGGGCGGCGCGCTGCATGAGGGCGTCCCCCAGGCCG
The Arthrobacter sp. PGP41 genome window above contains:
- the glgX gene encoding glycogen debranching protein GlgX, which gives rise to MEVWPGSAYPLGATYNGTGTNFALFSERAEKVELCLFDDDGKETRITLDEVDGYVWHCYIPQVQPGQKYGYRVHGPYDPASGNRFNPNKLLLDPYAKAVHGQVDWDPSLFTYNLGEPDSINNEDSASHMMMGVVINPFFDWDGDQNLRIPYHQSVIYEAHVKGLTQLHPEIPEEQRGTYAGVAHPAVISHLQKLGVTAIELMPVHQFVNDGTLQDKGLNNYWGYNTIGFFAPQNTYSSTGDTGQQVQDFKAMVRSLHKAGIEVILDVVYNHTAEGNHLGPTLSFKGIDNAAYYRLMEGDEKHYMDYTGTGNSLNVRQPHSLQLLMDSLRYWVTEMHVDGFRFDLASTLAREFYDVDKLSTFFELIQQDPVVSQVKLIAEPWDVGPGGYQVGNFPPQWTEWNGKYRDTVRDFWRGEPATLGEFASRITGSADLYEHSGRRPVASINFVTAHDGFTLADLVSYNEKHNDANGEGNNDGESHNRSWNCGVEGPTDDPEVLGLRARQQRNFIASLLLSQGVPMLLHGDEMGRTQKGNNNGYCQDSELTWINWDTVDQPLIEFTAAVNALRAKHPTFRRSRFFDGRPVLRGEGERLPDIVWLDPSGETMKPEAWDSGFGRSVGVFLNGDGIQGKDSRGRRITDVNFLLYFNAHDDTVKFTLPADEYAPAWDVIIDTAGQNADTKPVNAGESLPVEAKSLVVLRAHQVEEVEPDHSVAASLAALTQTSTSETESLTTPMVAEPGKTTKVGSRKSSKK
- a CDS encoding NAD(P)H-hydrate dehydratase codes for the protein MISAYTGSQVRQAEEPILASGLGDALMQRAAHGLANAVIAELKARGRRAYGASVAVLAGKGNNGGDGLYAASFLAARGMRTTAVLTGDSAHALALAAFERAGGLVRRLPEAAPGKLAEETARADVVIDAVLGTGAQGGLRGSAASLVAALAERGASRDGHNFVVACDLPSGVDADTGEVSQPVLPADLTVTFGGAKAGLLADPGADYAGRVEVVRIGIEEHLPEPSLRRLQDVDIARLLPRPARRAHKYSRGVLGVVAGSADYPGAAVLACRGALAAGVGMVRYLGPPEVADLVRRSCPEVVCSTGTVAENRVQAWLVGSGMGPGDHDQLQRARDAVDSGLPVVADAGALPALPDVLAPQVVLTPHAGELAALLRRLGRTEDRETVEAGTLAAVRKASRLTGATVLLKGATTLVAAPSGSVYSQADGTPWLATAGSGDVLAGIIGALLAQEGSDVGRFRKAGVDGEARWAVIAALGAALHGKAGTSASDARSGGPIAAGGIADALPEVWGKVSMLSNSGAGKCNSHSQPLR